TTGCTGGCTACGTCCAATAGCCCCGATCGGCCTGCGAACGTGGTGGCCGGCCAGTGAACGGACTGCTCGCCGACAGGAGGGTCAGCGTTCCTCAAGGAGAAGACGCTCGACGGGCTGACCCGTGACCTCGGCGATGAGATCGAAGTCCTTGTCCACATGCAACACCGTCAGATCGGCAAGCTCGCCGGTCGCCGCCAACAACAGATCCGGCACCGACGGCGCACGATGCTGCCCACGGTCAGCCAGCAACCCCTGCACCGCCATCGCGCGATCCTCGATCGCCGGGGTCAAGTACTCCACCGGCATTGCCGACAGCGGCGGCTGTCGCAGGCTGGCACGCAGGTCTCCCGCCGAGCGCGCCGAGTACCCGACCTCCAACCTCGTCACCGACGTGATCCGCACCACCCCCCGCTGGATACGGTCAGCCCACACCTTCGCGTCAGGGCTGACACCGAGACGCACCAACGCCGACCTGTCGATCAGCCAACCGCTCACCCCCACGCCTGACGCATGACGTCCTCGTCAGCAAGATCAGCGAAGACGTCCGCAAACCGCTCCAGATCATCGACCGTGACATCGACATCAGTGACGGCACGCTCACGCACCAACGCGCGGCGCAAGTACTCGCTTCGCGACACACCCAACCGCTGCGCCTTCGCGTCGATCGCCGCGAGCACAT
The Euzebyales bacterium DNA segment above includes these coding regions:
- a CDS encoding ribbon-helix-helix protein, CopG family — protein: MTDLLIRDVPDDVLAAIDAKAQRLGVSRSEYLRRALVRERAVTDVDVTVDDLERFADVFADLADEDVMRQAWG
- a CDS encoding PIN domain nuclease; this encodes MGVSGWLIDRSALVRLGVSPDAKVWADRIQRGVVRITSVTRLEVGYSARSAGDLRASLRQPPLSAMPVEYLTPAIEDRAMAVQGLLADRGQHRAPSVPDLLLAATGELADLTVLHVDKDFDLIAEVTGQPVERLLLEER